AGTTTGTGTATTCCCAACCACAAGTCCAAAAGTTGACCATAATTAAATGGAAATGGGCAGTCCATTGTTTTCAGACCCAAATAACAACCTTAGGCCCGGTAACGGGGAACCAAACCCAAGATTGTAAAGAAGACCAACAAAATTCTCCTAATGGGCCAGAAGCGATTTTATTCTACTTTATAAGTTTTCTACTCTTTTGTTTGAGATTATCTGGTATTGTAGTTAGTTActtgatttcatattttacaCTTTACAGTTTTAGCTAGATCTAGCATATAGTTAGTGGATTGTGCAGTCTATTTGCTTCGTTGCATTTACAATTTGTCGGTGGGTTGATTTATAATTAGATTGGTTggttcttgtgtttttcttatttgtatGGTTAAAGAAGAATTCGAAAATGCAATGaataaacaagaacaaaagaataaaaatgcGTAGAAGTCTCTTCGGTCCCGTTGGTTGACCAAGAGTTCATTAATATTTCTACACTAGGTCTGAAGTTTGATTTCCGGAGCAtgcaattttttataaattaatgaTGCAACACTTATCGAATGTCTAGAGTACCTGATGCAGAGCCGTTCGTGGTAGAAAATGTCGAAAGAGGATGTCCATCGCGGGGATGTCGCACATGCAAAACCGTATGTTGAAGATTTGAGTGTTGGGGATAGAGCTGCTAAGGAATCATTGTTCGTGGAACCTGTTTCTCATAATTTGTTGCAGATAGTTTTGTGTATTCCCAACCACAACTCTCCCCCCCCCCCTCCCCTCCGATTTCAAAAATATGGTGGTGCATGCTGAGagatttaaaagaattgatttggCCACCAATATCACCAAATTGCACTTATCTTTTCAGTTAACTATCCTGAGAGAAGTCCACAGTTAAGGATGCTTGGACTGCAATAATtttaggatgggtgaccttcAATGAAGTGATTATCGGAACCATGCTTATGAGAACAAAGCATGTGAAAAGATCATGTGGTGATTTGTAGGATCGGTAAACAAGTCTTCGTGCCTCTCGGATCGATCGTTAGACAAGGGTGGGCCCAAAGGGCCGAGAGAGGACGTGGGTCCCACTGTTAAGGACAGCCGAAATGTTACAAGTGGTATCAGTGCCAAATCTAGACGAGTGCGGAGTCAAGAAGGCTCACACCGTCGGGGTGACAGTCTTGGTGCACCCTGATTTCAGGAAAATTAAGGTACATGCGGAGAGgtataaaataattgatttgttCACCTATGTCATGGACCTACTGTTAGTGACGGTCGGGACGTTACATAGTTGACTATCATCATAATAGAATTAGACTGAAAATCTCTAGTGATGGCTGACTATCATTATAATAGAATTAGACTGAAAATCTCTAGTGATGGCGTAATAAGACCacacaatttatttttggaaatattttcttttttaaatttaaataacaatagcaatccaaagaaaatatttctgaAAATAAATTGTGTCTTTAATTCATTGcaacattttgtttatttcaattgctacatttaatttatttctcaAACTATTGTAACTTTTGTTCGTTTTATAAATCGTAGAGGTAAACCAACTTCattcaatcaaaatacaaCACTACGTCATGTCACtcattgtttaaaaataaatcaaaattaaatcagaaagcaaaacaaattaagaaaataaaatctgtattttttaattaaagaaggTTAAATATCTGTTGTGTTTATAAAtaagagtttaggtttagattttatacttaaacaaaattatatgtcaGGTTGGGTATATAAATGAGAATTatgatttagatattttaagtaaacaaaattatatgtcggtttgggtttataaaagagtatttagggtttaaattttacaattaaacaaattatatttcaatttagatttataaaaatgaaatttagggtttatattttacaattaaacataATCATATATCGTTTTAGGTTTATAAAAAAGTGGTTAGGGTTATAGATTTTAAACttaaataattagaaaaaacttTAGggttaaagatttttaaattaaatgaaactagaaaaaattataattttgtctAATTATTTAAGTTAGTAAGAATGAGGTTTATGGTATAGATTTTACAACTAAGCAAAATCATATGTcattttggatttataaaagagtggtttgggtttagattttaaaattaaatgaaactaGATATCGGttgggtttataaaaaaatgtttagggtttatattttataattaaaaaattatatgtcgatttgagtttataaaaatGAGGTTTAGATTTagatattataattaaataaagttaTTTGTCTGTTTGGGTTTATGAAAGAGTGGTTAgagttttagattttaaagttaaataagattatatgttgtttttggtttgtagagattttatatatttaatttgttttgttatttttgaatttaattatgattaatttttaaataaatatgaccggtatattttaatataaaatatgacatgacatatatttgtattttagttgGTTAATAAAATAGGGTGaacaaaaaactcaagaatctTTATGTAATACATCACAAGAATCTTTATCTAATACATCACAagtcaattctaaaaaaaCTGCAGCTCTCTTCATCTGACACCTGGCTTAAATCgcaataattcttttttttttcatcttcttcttctcatcaatcCAAAACTTTATAGTGCCttcctctccctctctctctacCCAATCATAAGTACTCTCCGATTACATGGTTATCACATTTTTTGGCTTGTGATATCACGTTTCTTTATTCTTATTCAAATCTCTGTTTCAATTTCACTTCATTGACGTATTAGATATATTTGCAATCTCAAATGAATTGTTAATGATTCTTATGAACGTGATCTGGTTTCTGtagaattatttttcttcGTTATCGGAGATTGGTGATGAAGTTCGTGACCAAGAGTAACAGATTTGAGGGTCTAAGATTTCACCCTAAAAGGCCAGGCTCTGCCTCACATCCACATTCTCCATTTAAGTTTTGATTGGAATTTTCTTATGATTCGTTTTCTCTTCAGACGacaagttaagaaaaaaaaacaataacccTTATGGTTGGTGAGGACGAACATGTAAGTTTTACTTACATCTCTTTTCTCATTTGAACCAAAGCTCTTTGTAAGACTTTAGTTGCGATCAAACCCGGTAATTAGTCAAAAGACTTGGGATTGTAAATTTTCTCAATATTTATCAATGATTCAATATGCTTTTAGAATTCTCTTAAGATCGTGTTTCTCTATTCATGTTATTATCAGGTTTATTggcggaaaaaaaaaaaacgagaaaaataagttaaacATCACATAAGTTATATGTATGTTGCTATAATGTACAGTTAACATATCTCTTATCTCTGGTTTGCAAGaaatcttaattttatatgtattaaCGTAACTAGCGATAATTGTTAGAGGTTGAGAGTAGCCTCATGAAAAAGTAAACCATAACTTCATGTCATTTATTAGTCTCCGTTGTTTGCTTAAGCTAAAGTAATATTCGAGTATTTAACTGTTAGTTGAAGTAATAATACATGTAGTTCATTCGATTACATGAAACTCAGCCTGTTATACGTTATATGATTACGTCTTGATTTTCACTTTGTTAATATAACGACAACTTTTGACAGATTTATCTTTGAAGTGTTAAgtagtaaagaaaaaaattagttagCTTATctattaatttgattaaaagtTTTGCATACTAGTTGTATATGGTCGACGCCAAGTAAGCTAAAGTTCTTCCTATGTGTATCTAGGCCTGATGAGGCTTATAATTAGTGAGTAGGTATGGGTCCAAAAAGCCCAATTTATGGAATGTGGTTTAGTTACTTTAACTAAAAGAGCCGCTTACTTAGGTCACagatctagggtttttctAGTCCATCGCCATGACAAAACGGAAGCAGCAGGTCTCCGGCGATAATTCAGTCTTTGATCAGATTCCTGTTGATCTCATCGTCAATATCATGTCGAAATTGCCTGTGAAGTCTATAGCTCAGTGTCGTTGCGTATCGAAGCTCTGGTCATCCATTATTCGCCGTCCGAATTACAACATGTTGTTCCCGGCCAAGTCTCCGGCTGCACCGAGGTTCCTTTTCATCGTTGCAAATGGATTATACggaccaaatttttttatatcctCTTCACCTCAACCTCAATATCCAGATAAGCATTCATCTCTTGAAGCCACTCTTCACATCAGTTCGATCGCCACAGATTACTGCCAAATATGTCCCCCGGTCAATGGTTTGGTGTGCCGTTACATGTATGGGAAGGATTTTATATATGTGGTGGTTTCTAATCCCATCACAGGAGAGAATGTAACGACACCAAAAGTGACAACAAAGGGGTATCCATCAAaggagaaaatatattttggctATGATCCAGTTGAAGAACAGTTCAAGGTATTGTTTATGACTTGGTTGCCTAGTAGCGGCTCACACGAGTATCAAGTTTAGACATTAGGGACTAGAAATCTTTCTTGGAGGAGGATCCAATGTTCCACACTTCATTATCCTCATGAAGATGATGGAATATGCATCAACGGTATTTTGTATTATCAAGCAATTATTGGCCAAAAACGTTCCATCGTTTGCTTTGATGTTTGGTCTGAGAAATTTAGTTTTGTCAACATTGATCAATACTTGGCAACAAAGATCTTGGA
This sequence is a window from Arabidopsis thaliana chromosome 1 sequence. Protein-coding genes within it:
- a CDS encoding F-box/associated interaction domain protein (FUNCTIONS IN: molecular_function unknown; INVOLVED IN: biological_process unknown; LOCATED IN: cellular_component unknown; BEST Arabidopsis thaliana protein match is: F-box family protein (TAIR:AT1G61060.1); Has 259 Blast hits to 220 proteins in 2 species: Archae - 0; Bacteria - 0; Metazoa - 0; Fungi - 0; Plants - 259; Viruses - 0; Other Eukaryotes - 0 (source: NCBI BLink).), with the protein product MTKRKQQLSVVAYRSSGHPLFAVRITTCCSRPSLRLHRDKHSSLEATLHISSIATDYCQICPPVNGLVCRYMYGKDFIYVVVSNPITGENVTTPKVTTKGYPSKEKIYFGYDPVEEQFKQLLAKNVPSFALMFENAEEHKWSDTFYKMPEVLRPSRIESVFSAGMIGTGEVVLYRKYAQNFFYILYYNLEKNIITSVSLRVPGLDYVEYNEVHTFPDFVGELKLM